The following is a genomic window from Hippoglossus stenolepis isolate QCI-W04-F060 chromosome 14, HSTE1.2, whole genome shotgun sequence.
aaggataagcggtatagataatggatggatggaaataataagaataaagacatttatGATCACAGAGTAACGTTAATTCATACCTGGAAGCTGTCCGGTGTTATCACTGATCTGTCTGAGGTTTGGGGTTAAGGCCCGAGGGCGCATCTCCTTTAGGTTTctcaaatgtcaaacactcTACTCAGAAAGGCTCAACCTAAACCTTCTATCTCATCCTTTCCATATCTGTCTTCTACTCTATATGTATTTCTGACTTTATCAGTGTGAGAGGAACCAAAAATACCTGCTTCTGATCTTTATTCTCATTGTTCTGTCTCTTCTGAGGGAATAAGCCTTTTTTTTTGCGATACAAGAATCGTCTAAAATGTCACTACTACCTCCTCTATCTCTTTTATTTCACCCTCACTTCCTTTTACTCCCACGTGAAGTAGGGTGATATTCAAAGAAGTCACATCCAAGTCGCCAAGGTCTTTATCGTGATTTCTGAACTCAACCACTTTCAAGGCCTCTTCAGCTGCAATCAAATCAGAACATACATGTATCTCCTGGTTTCACTTCCCTGACAAGAAACCAAAAAGACCAGATACGGTCCAATAATCAGTGTCAGGCTCTGATAGCCGCACGGATACTGGGAACTTTACATCCAAATCTCCCATTTCTCAATTTTCACTCCTCCTGCTTAGTGAAAGAAAAAGTGGATGGATGTTTCCACAATAAACTGTTCATATTAAAATCAATGGTTTTTTGTATTCAATCACAAATATTTGAGTATGTATCATATACAGGCCAAATTGAAATGTCTCTATAATAACAAGGTTTCCTCCTGATTTAGCACCATCCAACATCTGCATATACACTAAATCAAGTGCTGGACAACACTCACTcgcaaaacaacacaaatccaATGAGTCTCTTTCAAATCTACATGATGCTTTATTAGAATCATTAAAGATAATCATTTGAAATCACGCTTGTATCACAAAGCCAGAGGGGTCAACACTGTTTGCTCAGTTTAATTGCTGCAGAAGCAGCGGGTAAAGGCCATAAAATGTCTGATTACACTGGAGCCAAAGGTTGATTCAGCCCTTTCTGTATTGATCCTCATTATCTAGAGGCCCATAATAAGGTACAATTACAAATAACTGTAATTCAATTACTTTCCCTTCAATCATTAAACCTGCGAATGAGCAATCAGACCTTAATGCATTTTTGTATTGGTTTATTACAATGAGCTTCTGTTTACATGCACGGTTGTGGTGAGAGAATAAAGGTTTACACATTTACTCTTGTAGCTCCTCCACTGATGGTCGACTGTGAGTCAAGCTAATGTGTAAATAGCAGCTATAATTTTTATTCAAccatttttattcacagttcatattgtttttaattgggCATTggttgaagaagaaaaaagcccAGTATCAATATGtacaaaattataattttaacGTCCTTAATATTTCTCCATGTGGAAACGAGGATGGTATCAATTGAAACTCAAGTAAAGTTTTTGAAGCGTGACTTTTAATTAGAACTGCTAGTTTCATTTGACCTAAAAGACAAATTACATCACAGTTATAAAGGTATGATAAAGATGTATAGACGTACACTATGGTACAGTGCAGTGAACAGGACAGTACACTATGGTATAGTACAGTAaggtacagtacagtacagcaggcctacagacagagacatatGGAAATCAAGCTCTTTTCTACAATCACCAAAAACGTGTTACCAAGAAGAATGGAGCAAAACTTCAAATGATCTGTAGGAGGAGCGAGTCAAGATTCCTCAATCAGCAATTCGCAAACTGTGACGTCCATAAAAAGGGTGTGTGGTTGTTAGACAGAGCAGACTTTGCACCAAAAGATGGACTGTTGAAGGGTGCAATGCAGAAAAGCTCCAGTAGGTTGCACtactgcacaaacaaaacaactatgGAAAACTGAAGCCCTAAGTTTCTATTTCCCAAGCAGCCTGATTAGAGTCAGTTATTCAGGTGCTTCTCTTCTTGGCAAATAAGGACAAATAAACCATAGTCTGTCAGTAAATCCACACAACTCAtaattatattgtgtgtgtgacgttgaaacaaattttttaaatgttgtagCATAGTAGCATATTCATCTTTTTCACAGCTGGATAATTCAGTGACTCATGTTTATAATCAACATCTGTCATAACAACACAagcctctcctcaccctcctcctccccaccataataaaactaaatttgagGAATCCAATATTAAGTTTCATTTTCCTGTAACTCTCTGTAACAGTGcaacatcacttcctgttcaccGGAGGACgaaaacatataaatacaagATCTGCActcacaagcagcagcagcagtgaagttgACCAGGCTGACGTGATGTCCTCTCAAGCTTTTCTTTTACCGCACTGATCAGCTGTCAGACTTTACTGAACCACCAGCACCACCGGCACTGACAGGATGGCTCTGGCAGAGTGGAGGTCTAACTTCCAGAGCGAAGCTGACGGTCTCCTGCATGGAGACACCTGGAATCTGGAGTTTGATTCCAGTATTCAGACCGAACATCCTCAGCATGGATGGAAGGAGTACCTCAGGAAGACCAGTGCAAGGTCAGTGTACTGCTAAACACTGCAAATGATTCTGGTAGACTTTAGATACTACATGATAAGTTGTAGGTTAACCtctaaaaataagtaaaaattatttcttttattttattatttacatttagatcattatttacatttccaaATGTGAGGCATAACACATCTATCATGCACATTAAAACTGTTGGAATAGAAATGAACAGGGGATAATGTCACACAGGATAAAAGACTTTCTGACAGACTTTTAGACCttaattttaaatgtgacttttgttgtatgtatgtatgtacgtGTACTTGTCCTTACATCTTcttgaggaccattttgagcatagatcTtccaaagtgaggacattttggctagGATGCTTTCCTGCAGCAGAGATATTGGCTGTTCTTAGATTTTGAACCAGACAAATAAATACTATTGAGACAGCagccacacagcaaacacatgtaataaaatacagcaaataTCTGTGTTGCTATGGTCTGAATTAGAGATGTATAATGTATAGTTATATTTAAATAGTGGGTGAGACTAAGAGGAGAGGCCTGTTGAAGGAAATATACACTACTGTCAGTTTCATAtccacactgtgttttaagccatCTGTCTATCTGAAGGTTTCAGTGCAGCCTGTGTCCACGGGGCTGGCCCTCCAACCGAGTGATGGTGGTCTTCCACATGCACCTGGAGGGCAGCACGGGCACCGTCAAAGTGAGGCGCTTGCGTCAGAACTGCAAAAGGTGCAGCAATGCTCCAATGGTGGATCCCAGCGTAGAGCCGGAGAACATCACCATCCTCATGAGGAACCTGGTGAAGAAGATAAGAATTAAGTGCTACAACGAAAAACTGGATCAAGGCCACTACAATCCCACGAAGCTCGAAGTCAACAGTCCCCACGAGCCTGCCCACTGCGAGGGATGTATTCAAGGCGTCTGTACAAAAGAGTGAGCCGCGCTTCATGATCGCACAGTTTTGTGCCGTTGCTTTTGGCATCGCTTGTAACTCCGTTTGTTTTGATAAATGTACCTAAAAATAATACTTGTCCCAGATTTAATATCCTGGGGGGGAGGGTGTGTTTTTTTGAGATTGTAACAAGAGTTTTTGAATTTGTTGTTATGCTCTTATTAAACTATAATTTACAAAAGTAAtatctctctctggctctctaCTCTTCTTACGATGAAACAAGCATTTTTCAActtatttcaaatgaaaacgttgAGTAAATCTGACTTATCTTTCTATTATCCTATACAGTGGAGGCAGAGGTGTGGTGTAGAGGAACGGAAAATATTTGCGGATGTGAAAAGAGAAGTGTTTTAAAGATGTAGAAGAAATGTGAATGTTGTGCAGAGGTCTTGTCTGTGCATTAGTCGATATAATCAAAACTTCTGTGTGTGATGTAAGATTAAAACAGTAGGCTTTGGTCTCCGGGCATAAGTGACCATGTAACCCATGTAAACAAAGAGGAGTTACACTTTCATattctgtgtgtaaatatatttttatttagctttttcacAATTAGACGGTTTGATGACTATTTGGTGTTGACATCAAGCTGAGCAACATGAGACTTCCGTGCTCCACCCTGATTATTGTCTAACCTCAAACTTAAGTTTCGTTTTCCTCTAACTGTTGGCAGTTTCATCACTTTCAGTTTGCCGGACAGGACAAACACAGCCCCAATGTGCAATAAGAGAAATGTTGCACAGGCACAGGAATCTTTCTCACAAGCTGTTCATTTAGTTCACACATCAGCTGACTTTAGAGCCACCAGGACCACTTGTACAGACAGGATgaagcacaaaaataaaataatccacCCTCAAAGCTCCCTCTGTTTCACAAATAAGAACATCACTGTGATGAGCACTGAATAGCCTTGACGTTTTAGCAAATTCTCCAGTGTCCTTGCAAATAGTTGAAGTTATTTGGCTCTATTTTACCTGTGGAGGATctaagatttttcttttatggaGGCCATAAAGGGGCTACACTTCACACAAGGGGGGCCATTTATATTTCTAATCTCCTTAATATGTATCACTTCAGATGCTGAAACAGTGCAGCAGACTCACAGCCACACTAGAAGCAAAGTTAACCACTTACTTGCAGACAACTGCACCACTGGAACACCTTTAAGTGGCGGAAATACAAATGATTCCCTTGGGCAGAAGAggttttttattgctttttcaACATTCAAGCAAATTTGcaatgtacatatatatatatattaaagtgAAATGGATGTActagaaaaaaggaaagattaaaggggacatagcatgcaaattccactttgttagtgcttctacaggttaatgtgggtatctggcatgtctaccaacccaaaaactctggggaaaaaacactcgcgcgttttgttatagttcctctaagtcagaaacgtcatgcttgagcgactcgattgcgcttcctgggtattgtgtcgtaacaatacactggaagtctcctacatggtcttggccccgtcccgtcccgtcccccacacttgttacttcgggtttacaccggaggctgcggagcagcgcagcgccgttcccaagcacgcagccgggctgttcacacgggacgagcatttctccgctggtcagcccgcgattcactcacatgtggcatttgtctggatcgttgggactgggaggctgcagcagctgctcgggagcgaccgcgctctcccgtgcgtgagctggaatttgtgtcagcgccacacagccaacagtgtggaagacttccgcagtgttcagcgctactgtaacccccgaaccccgacattcaacgggtacaacaacaagcggagaaagcagaatcgcgggctgaccttatatatacagtctatggggctgaccagcgcggagaaatgctcgtcccgtgtgaacagccaggcggctgcgcgcttgagagcggcgctgcgctgcctcgcagcggtcttccacactgccagcagtgtggaagacttccgcagtgttcagctctactgtaccccaggttacagtagttacgccgggttacagtagttacgccgggttacagtagttacgccgggttacagtagttacgccggggtacaccggacgcggaagtgccgctgcgaggcagcgcagcgccgttctccagcacgcagccgcctggctgttcacacgggacgagcatttctccgctggtcagccccatagactgtacatataaggtcagcccgcgattctgctttctccgcttgttgttgtacccgttgaatgtcggggttcgggggtaaatgatggtcttcatagccccccacctctctttctctctctgtctgtctgcttgtgtgcttgtagtggatgggcagaggggacatttaattatgtgattgggaaaattaaaactccaggacaacaagggaatacaaagtatgggatgcatatttgataatttatatcatataaaatatgtaatttatatcgtttaaaatcatggggggagaggggagggggagctggctcattagcatttaaaggaacaggcagtcaaaacaggtcgctctgtggagggctgttttatacagggtaaaaagggtgcggttttaaatgatccttgtggtattttgaccaaagtatgttacagacatttcattaagaccccaaggaaccatatcaacttgtggtaaaatgggcatgctatgtcccctttaagtttcGTTTTCCTCTAACTGTTGGCAGAGCGACATCACTTTCAATTTGCTGGACAGGACAAACACAGCCCCAATGTGCAATAAGAGAAATGTTGAACAGGCACAGGAATCTTTCTCACAAGCTGTTCATTTAGTTTACACATCAGCTGACTTTAGAGCCACCAGGACCACTTGTACAGACAGGGTgaagcacaaaaataaaataatccacCCTCAAAGTCTGATGTCCATCTCCCCCCGTAAACAATGTGCCTTCTTTATTTGACATGTTCTGAAGCTGTTTCCTATTAACATCAGGCTTGCAAATGGGTATTCAGAAATACCTAAACTTGGCTGTGTGCAGCCGTCACCTACGACGTAGTAGCTCTCAACGAAAACAGGTTTTTCTTGATCAAGACAACAATGTGCCTGACCACaccttattttttatttcagacctACATGTCTCAGATGGGTGCAAGTGCATTTGCTATTTTTCCAACACAGGTGCTTGATGGGTAAATGACTGCATGGGTATACCATACGAGGCCGAACTAAAGACACTTGTGGTGTGCTGGCCGTCACTTGAAAGATGGAGccaaaagttgttgttttttatctgccTATTAATTCCGcaaatgtctgtgtatgtgaaACCATTGTGAAGCATTCTTCTTcctatcggcttcacacttggcattcGATTATAAATTGCCCGAAAAAGTGCATTGCCGATTTTGGTGCGATTGGCCCACCTGATTCGttcaataaataatacaaattgaataaacaggcaaccagcaCTCTGTTGCAGacagtgggggtggggcagtgtgtcttcagtctgtggactgagttgaacatgtcttcttctacgcccatgaataaactacagcagtggtccaCATCTTGGTCAAACTGTGGCTCAAAATGGCCATCAGATCGTTGcgataatttgattatttttatttcatcacatcCGACATGGGTGCTGAGCCTTTTCATgccagcaacattcatagaatgaAACCacaaggtttgttttgttgctgtaatgcttatAACAAGCCCAactacagagcttttattttgaaaagttattaACTTGGGTGCGAAGAATGTTCAATGCAAacaaaccaggtaggatgaacacaaactttTCTATCTTTACTCTGCACCACAGTCTGTTTATAAAGAGCTCTGCACACTACGTccagcacaaaaacaataaaacagtaaactgtaaaactttaggtggactcactaatgacgagaAATAATACTAAAGTATAGCTCCAAACAGAAagttccaaacaggcaggttaagaatgggcactgcacaaGTATGACATAAAGACACTACCAGTTTAATTTGATGAGGCCTACAACACGAGGGAGGTAGGTGGGTGGGTTGGAGCTGACACCAGAGGACACCTGTTGCTCACGGGGCCTCCACGATTTATTTGCATCCGACCAGCAGGTGTGACAATGATTCTGTCGTGGTCAGTCGTCACCTTCTCCCAGTCACACACCGAGGCACCAGACGTTCACTGtggttttgctttgttttgtgtgaaaccaccgACAGGGAAAGTAGCAGCCTTGCAGAGTTTTCCATTTCCCACATCATTTGCCCGTGGCACTATGTATATCTTGGCCACTGAGGCTGAATTTAGTCATGCAAGAGTTAGTCTCACAGGTAAGTAACAGGTGGGTTGGTTATTTATTGATCACCTCAGTTTAAATTTGAGGTGACTTTTCTGACATTGCAATTCACCGCCTAAATCAAAGGCTCCCATTTAACAATGTGATGATGGTTATTTCCTCTCTATAGGCACAACATCCTGAAGGAGTATAGAGATTTAACTCTCGACATCATGACATCCAAGGGCATCACACTGAAGGTAAAGTATCTTCCTCATGGTGCATATTCTGTATGTGATGAAGTGTTATTTCTGATCTGTTGTTATAAATCTCCATTTTATAACTGATGATCTTTACCCATATAATTTATCGGTCCATAACAGTCTTTCATCTGTGTTCATTTTAGTGGCTTTTTCCATTTGTCACATCCACTCTGGTTGTGTTTGTTATCCTAATGCCAGGTAAGAGTTTCTCTCTGCACAATATCTGTGTTTGTGGCCCAACTTTACCTCAAGAAAGTAATGTATGttgtacaataataataataatacatataagCTACAGTAAATAAACACTAAATGATGTGAAGACAAATCgaatcaacaaaaaaaaggattgAAGCAATTGAAATGCTGGAAGATTCAAGTTACTGTATATTGTTCATGAAACTGGAAAACTagcaaaaaaaatgttattagcTGGAAATAGTTTTACTTCAAATCACTAACGTTAATAAAGAAGATTACCATAATAATCTCTGAATGGTCCCACCAGCTCCGTGCAGCGCCATCATGGTGAACTGCTCTCAGCCAAACCAGCCGGCCCTGCTGGAGGCGCTGACTCCAATCTTTAACCTGAGCGCCATACGACCTGTCATGAACATGACGACCTGCACCAACATCAAAATCTTCTTCACCCTGTATGGAATACTAGGAGTGGTACGTTCAACTCTCTGATGAGGAGTAGAACTCATTAGCTGTAGCACATAGTCCAACAAGTATAAGAATATGATAAATTTATCATAAACTTCATATTGATTAGCATTGACAATGTTTTGGTGTCTTAAAGTCGCTCCTCTTGTCTTCCAGGATGAAAAGGCTCAACTCTTGACCACGTACCTGTGGCTCCACTATGTAAGTCCTGCACTCGTCCATCTTAATGTCTCAGGGAAACTGCGtgatcagtctgtgtgtgtgatgtgaataTTAGTAAGTGTATAAGCTGCTCTGTGCACCGACACCAGTTTGGTTGTTTCAGTGGTGGATAAACGAGCTTGTCAGTTGGGATCCAGTCGAGTGTGGCACCAACAAGATCACTCTGCCCAGAGACAAATTCTGGATTCCAGATATTGTCATCAATGAATTGTGAGTGACCTCAAAACTAAAATGCATCTTTGTTAAAGTTAGAGTGGTGACATTCCAAATTTTCCTTATTAAGAACAAATTCTATAAATCTGACCAAAACCAAGTAGTTTGTCTTTTCAATATTTACTCCTGAGGGAgatgtaaatctttaaaaactaGCTATGCaatcttcatattttaatttctttaagaGGTTCAGTAATTTCCAACTAAGCACTGtgaaaaactgttattttcagCTGTGAATTACTATAGCTTTGCTGCTCCAGTGAGTATTTGCACCATATAAATAGCATAATATTAGTCAATGTTTGGTCAAACAAACTTGGCAATACTCTTTGCCAggatcattttattgtttttccttctcaagtttttcttttctgttttaatcttCATGGGATATGTGGACGATGGAagttatgaatatatatttgctGTCCACCATGAATATAAGAGCTTAATAAATGAATAGAGAATTCTCAGTGCAAAATAAGCTCAAGTTACAAGAGTATTAGATGAAAGTATcatatgaattaaatattattcCGTGGTGGCAGACACGTAGCTTTGTTTTCAAATCTGAACTCTGAAATGCAAATAGACTCCTAAACATCGGAAAAAGTTAAGACAGTACTATGCTCCTATGCTTTTCTCTTGTCCTGCAGCATGGATGAAAACACAGCCCCTACTGTCCCGTATCTGAACCTGTACAGCAATGGTTGGATGCATGATGCTTATCCGGCCAAAGTTGTCAGCTCCTGTAACCTCGATATCTACAACTTCCCCTTCGACATACAGAACTGCACTTTGACATTCAACTCCTACATCCATTATGGTGAGACACctcacagtgttttcatttccttctgCTGTTGGGGTGCAATATAGGggttgcccaaggacacttcagcttGCAGGGGAatgaaccaccaaccttctggttagcgGACAAACTGCTCTTTCTCCTGAGTCACAGTCGCTTTAGATAAAGGGTTGTATCTGATTACTAAACATGAGTTAACCTGTAGATTATGCACATTAGAGAGTTTCACACTGCTGCTActatcatgtattttttttccctcctttctttGTCAGAGTTAGGATGATTATTGAGAGTGGGTCATGTGAGAGGGATGAACACATGTTTACACTGATGAACAGGATACatttctctgctcttctctcctcagCGACAGACATTATTATTTTCCTGAACAAATCTATGGATCACATCACGGAGCACTCCAAGGATGTCATGACCACACTGGGGGAATGGGAGCTGCTGGACATCACCTCCAACAAACACACCCTAGAATTTGCTGATGGTGAAGTTATTGACGAGCTCGCATTTCATGTACGTTGATTGATTGTACGCTCTGTAAATGATTGTAGATACAACATCGTTACAGACATCTATACAATTCAAGTCCTTAGATGTACAGCTACAGTAAAGATAAGTGGACTGGGGTGTGACAACAATAATTCACagcataaatacatacatacatttattctTATTACAAGACAACCTTAATTGACAGACACATACATCCTCTTCTGGTAATAcatatacaaaagaaaaaagaaaaagagaagaaccacacacacacacaaaaagaaaaaaaagaaattccaaaTGAACGCTTATAGAACGATTATATATCTATAAATTGACATTTATCCAAATACCTGGCTAATTTAAAAgtttcacacagagacagataacTCAGTCTTTGTGCCTTTACAATAAAATGGACGgtagaaaacaaaattaaactcATCAGTTAAATGTCTGATGCCAGCCGGGTACTACAACATAGTTCTCTGTACCATATTCAGTTTTTAGCAATGTAAAAGTACACAGTTTTGATAATTGATAAGAACCACACTGAACTGAGCAACAGATGACAGtgtcttatttttttctgatCTTCCCTTTGCAGATCAGACTGAGGCGTCGGGCCACCCTGTACGTGGTGAACCTGCTGATCCCCAGCTGCTTCCTCATCACAGTGGACCTCttcagcttcctgctgcctcctcaggCTGTGGACCGCTCCTCCTTCAAGATGACCCTCATCCTGGGCTACACCGTCTTCCTGCTCATGATGAACGACCTGCTGCCCTCCACAGGAAACTCCATACCTCTCATAAGTCAGCGGCATTCAGATTAAACAAAGGTTTTTAGCAGTGTAATATGACAGAATGTGAAAGGAAGGGTTTGTTCCTTTCAAATATAATTGGTAGCGAATGGAAGACTGTGAGCCATCTGACTAAAGTGAAGGAAAGTTTAGACTAGGATGTAAAAACAGTACTTCTTCCTTCTCCCTTGACACCATCACACAAATATTAACTCATTGAAAGAATTAAGTGGATAGCTCAAATCTGCTGGAACCTCTCCCTCACTGAAGATGGTGAAGATTATTGGATCTGTTGTCATTAGTTGACCTTTCGATCATAATTAGAGAGCTTACAAGGTTTAGGGCGGCTCGTCAGGCAAGTGTTGCAACTGGATTTCCATCTTAGCCATAAACTGATTCGGTGGGCAGAATGTTTTAAAATTTACATAATTTACATGTGATTTTCTGGTGAAGGCAGAAGGGTAGAAAGACTTTTACATATTTGACCAACATAGGCAGCTGTCCGCCCGctgaacagaaaataaatattctatCACCCTGCACACCAGCATACTGTAGCTAGAAGCAGGgtattgtttttgtctctgagtgtgtgtatgtaataGATGGATTTTCACCAAATTTGGTGAGACTATTACCTGGTAGGGTATCTCTCAGAATGATTGACTTTTAGAGCTgatcagtcaaaggtcaagatcagcataaagaaaatgtgatttggaAAACTTCATTCAGAGATATCGCTGTTATTACCCCTCATATAATGAATGGCAAGT
Proteins encoded in this region:
- the LOC118121540 gene encoding receptor-transporting protein 3, translating into MALAEWRSNFQSEADGLLHGDTWNLEFDSSIQTEHPQHGWKEYLRKTSARFQCSLCPRGWPSNRVMVVFHMHLEGSTGTVKVRRLRQNCKRCSNAPMVDPSVEPENITILMRNLVKKIRIKCYNEKLDQGHYNPTKLEVNSPHEPAHCEGCIQGVCTKE